The DNA region CGTGCGCGTGCCGCCGGAACCCAGGGGGAGCGTCCCGCACGGCGCTCACCGCGCGTCGTACCGCGGTCGCGCGAGGCGGTCGCCGCAGTCGTCGGGGAGTCACACGGCCGTTTTTTCCTCCTCTTTCGGAAGCGACCGGAAAAGGGGCTCCTGGGAGGACTCTGGGAGCTCCCGGGAGTGGAGGTCGGGGAGAAAGAGGGGCCGCACGACTCGGCGAAGCGCCTCGCCGGCGGAATGGTCCGGTCGTTCGAGGGAACGGGGCGCCGGGACTCGGTTGGCGCGGGAACGCGGCTCGAGCCGCTCGAGCATGTCTTCACGCACCGGCGCCTTTGTTACCTTCCTTACCTCTTTCACGTCGCGGTGAAACAAATCCCGCGCGGGGCGTCGCGTTCCTTGCGATGGGTGGAGCCGGCATGTGCGCGGGAGCTTGCACTCCCGGCGGCGCAGCGAACCCTCCTGACCCGCGTCGAGGAGGCGCTCGGGGTCCGGACAATCTCAACTTGTGAGGCGGAGTAGGCCCATGTACAAGACGATTCTCGTTCCGTTGGACGGCTCCGACTTCGCCGAGGAAGCGTTGCCCCTCGCGAAGGCGCTCGCCGCAAAAATTGGAGCGGAACTGCACCTGGCCCATGTCGTCGTTCCGGAGCCCGACATGGACTTCAAGACGCCGCAGGAGGACCTGGATTGGCGCGGGCGCGTGAGGGAGGGTGCGGAGCGCTATCTCGCGGACCATGCGAAGACCGCCGAGGGGGAGGGGATCTCGACGCTCACGGCGGTGCTCGAAGGCCAAGTCACCTCCGCCCTCCTCGATTACGCGGAAGAACAGGAGGTGGATCTCATCGCCCTCACCAGCCACGGTTCGGGCGGGATCCAGAGGTGGTGGCTGGGAAGTGTGGCCGACGGGCTCCTTCAGTCCAGGAAGGCGGATCTCCTCTTGGTTCGCCCCTGGGACGAAACGGAAGAACGAAGCGGCCGCGAAGCTCTTTTCCACCGAATTCTCGTTCCGCTCGACGGGTCCGACCTGGCGGAAGGCGCCCTCCGTCCCGCGGTGGAGCTCGCCGAGCGGTTTGGCGCGTCTCTGATCGCGCTGCGCGTGGTGCCGAAGCCGCTCGAGTTGACCTCCATCTACGGGATGCCGGGCGTGGAGATCCGTGGTCGAGGCCACCAAGAGCGAGTCCAGGATGCCACCGCGTATCTCGCCGCGCTGGCGGATCGCCACTCCGGGGTCCCGGTCGAAGTCCATGTCGTCGAAAGCTCGGGAGCGGCCGACGGGGTCGTGAACAGCGCGCGAGCTCTCGAGGCCGATCTCGTCGTGCTCTCGAGCCGGGGACGGGGGGGGATGACGCGCGTCGTGATCGGGAGCGTGGCCGACAAGGTGATCCGGGGCACGACGCGTCCCGTCCTGGTCGTGCACGTCTCCGAGGAGGTCTGAGTCTCGGGGCAGCCGAGGAAAATTCCTGCGATGTATTCCCGGATCATGGTGCCGCTCGATGGGTCGGCCTTCGCGGAGGCCGCCCTTCCCTATGCTCTGGCGCTCGCCGGGAGGTGGCGTGCGGCGGTGGAGCTGGTGACTGTAAATGATGCCGAGAGTGGCGGGGGAGGCCGTTCGATGGCCGAAGGGTCGGCGGAGCGCCAGATGGGCGCGGAGTATCTGGCCTCCGTGCTCGAGAGGATCCGCACCTCGGGCTATCGGGGAAAATTCGAATCCGCCCTGGTCACGGGCGGCGAGGTGGTCCCCCGTCTCGTCGAGCGGCTCCGCAACTCCGCCGCCGACTTCGTGGTGATGACGACCCACGGGAGAGGACCCGTTCGCCGTGCCTGGCTGGGGAGCAGAGCGGACGGCTTCCTGCGATGCACTCCCGTTCCCGTCCTGTTGATCCGTCCCACTGGGGAGGATGCTGCAACCGGGGAGGATGCCGTCCCCGGGGACGAGCCCTCCCGGACCGATCTCTCCCATCTCCCGCCGCCCTTCAAACGCGTCCTCCTTCCCCTGGACGGCTCCCCCGAAGCGGAGCGGCTCCTCGAGATCGCGGCGCCTCTCGCCTCCGGAAGCGACACGGAAGTCCTCCTCCTCCGGGCCGTTCCCCCGTTCATTCCGTGCGGTTCACCCTACGTTCCCCATGTCGTGCGGGGCGCAGAGGAGGAAACGATGGTGACCGCCGCCGCGCAGGAATACCTCGATGCCCTTGCGACGAGGGTGCCGGTGGGAAGGGTGGTGACTCGCGTGACCACGATCGGACAACCGGCCCTCGCGATCCTCGATGTCGCCGAAGAAGAGGGCGCCGATCTCATCGCGATGTCCACCGCCGGGCGCGGGGGAGTCTCCCGAATGCTCCTGGGGAGCGTGGCCGACAAGGTGATCCGGGGTTCGGCGGTGCCCGTCCTTCTTTACCGTTACGCCCCGGAGGCGTAAGGGGGAGAAACCGCGAGAAAAGGGGCGTGGCCCCCGATCACATTCCCATCGGGGGAAAGCCGTGCAGCCCCTCTCCGCCGTGTCCCTTCCCGAACGAGCTGCCGTGGCGGGCGCGCGTATACCCGCCGTCGGAGCGCGAAATGCGATGCTCGGCGACGAGGGCCTCCAACACGAGCTCGCACGCGCCGGCGCGAACGCCGGGCTGGCTCTTTTCACCGGCGAGGCCGACCGCCCCGATCAGGGATAGGAGCCCGGGCACGTGCCCGAAGCCTCGAACGCAGGCTTCCGCGGCCGCGTCGTCGGAAACCTGGAGCGCCCCTCCCGATTCGAAGTATTCCACGATCTCCTCCACGTCTGCGCCACCAGCCCTCGCGTCGAAGGTCTCCTTGGCCGCGGCGGAGATGAGCTCGCGCGCGATGCGCGAGGCTCCCTGGAGCTCCCCGTCGTATTCCAGCTCGAGCTTCCCCGTGATCATCGGGAGGGAGGCGTAGATATCCCCGATCCGGGGAATCGCTATCTCCTCCTCGAGGCGTAGCGCCCGGCGCTCGGCATTCGAGACGGCCCCTTCGACGACGGTGATCGGCATGCGCTGGCTCACCCCGGAGCGCTGATCTATGCGCTTGTCGGCCCGGGCGAGGAAGGCGATCCGCTCCACGACCTCCGAGATGAAGTCGGGGATCTCGATGGGCAATCCTCCGCGATCCGTCCAGGCCTCCTGCTCCGTGATCTCGACCCCGGTCTCCACCGCCTCGGGGTAATGAGTCCGAATCTCCGCTCCGATCCGGTCTTTGAGCGGGGTGATGATCTTGCCCCTCGCCGTGTAGTCCTCCGGGTTGGCGGTGAAAACAAGGAAGACGTCGAGGGCCACTCGGATCGGGAAGCCTTTGATCTGGATGTCCCCCTCTTCCAGGATGTTGAAGAGGGCGACCTGGATCTTTCCCGCCAGGTCCGGCAGCTCGTTCAGGGCGAAGATCCCCCGGTTCGCCCGGGGGAGAAGCCCGTAGTGAATGGTGAGCTCGTCGGAGAGGAGGTGCCCTCCCTTTGCCGCCTTGATCGGATCGAGGTCTCCGATGAGGTCCGCCACCGTCACATCCGGTGTCGCGAGCTTCTCGACGTAGCGCGAGGAGCTGGGGACCCAGGCGATCGGAGCGTCGTCGCCCGCGGCCTCGACGAGAAGCCGCCCCTCTTTCGAAATGGGACGGTACGGATCGTCGTTCACCTCCGTCCCGTCGAGAACCGGGAGCTCGGGGTCGAGGAGATCCACGAGCTGGCGGAGGATTCGACTCTTCGCCTGCCCTCGGAGGCCCAGGAGGATGAAATCGTGGCGCGCGAGGATCGCGTTCACGATCTGCGGGATCACCGTGTCGCCGTAACCACGGATGCCAGGGAAGAGCTCGACTCCGGACCTGAGCTTGGTGACGAGGTTCGCCCGGACCTCGTCGCGCACGGAGCGGGATCGGTATCCCGATGCCTTTAGCGCTCCAAGCGTCTTGGGGAGGGATACGGGCATCGGGCAGCTCCTGGAGGACCGGTGGCCTGAGAAAGCCTTCCCCGGTCGGGCGAGGCGGTCGGCGCCGGTCCGACGTGACGGAGAGGAGGGGAGACGCTAGTCTTCCGGCTTCGCGGCTCCGGGTACCACCCGGATACCCCGAGGGTTCCGCAAGGAAGGCCGGGAGGGAGATGAGCAGTGCGAACGGCGCGGGGAGTGTCATCCACCCCGCGAAGGCGAGACCCCGCCTCCCCCGGGAACGCCTCATCGTGGAAGAGGCGCCCGGGAGCGAGGCGGTCCCGATGGACGTCGTTTTTGTCGGCGGCGGACCGGCGGGTCTCGCGGGTGCGATCGAGCTGGCGAAGCTCGTGCGGCGAAATCGCGACGAGGGCGGGGGGCTCGGCAACGTAGAGATCGCGGTTCTCGAGAAGGCAGCCGAGCTCGGGGGGCATTCGCTCTCCGGGGCCATTCTGAACCCGCGCCCCTTCCGCGAGCTTTTTCCGGATGTCGCCGACGCGGCCTTTCCCTTCCGCGGCGAAGTCGAGGGGGAGGCGGTCTACCTCCTCCGCGAATCCTCGTCGGTCAGGGTGCCGGTTCCCCCCACTATGCGGAACCATGGCAACCGGATCGCCTCGATCTGCGAAGTCGTGCGGTGGATGGGGGAAAAAGCGGAGGCGGTCGGGGTGAACGTCTTCCCCGGATTCCCGGTGGACTCCCTCCTCGTTGCGGAGGGAGGCGTGCGCGGGGTCCGGACCGCTCCGGCGGGCCTCGATCGGGAGGGGAATCCCGGTGCGGCATTCACGCCCCCGATGGAAGTGGCGGCGAGCGTCACGGTGCTCGCGGAGGGGACGCGGGGTTCCCTCACACAGGCGTGGATGGAACGCGAGGGGATCGGCTCCACCAATCCGCAGATTTACGCTCTCGGGGTCAAGGAGCTCTGGCGGGTCCCACGTCCCTTCGACCGCGTGATCCACACGCTCGGATGGCCGCTCCGCGAGGACACCTTCGGAGGGAGCTGGATCTACCCGATGGGAGAAGACGTCGTTTCGCTCGGGCTCGTAGTGGGCCTCGACTCGCCCGATGCCCGGCTCGATCCGCACGTCCTTCTCCAGCGCTTCAAGACGCATCCGAGGGTTCGTAGCCTTCTCGAGGGGGGCGAGCTTCTCGAGTGGGGTGCGAAGACGATTCCGGAGGGTGGATATCACGCTCTTCCCCGGAGGCGCCACGGAGACGGGGTGCTCGTGATCGGAGACGCCGCCGGGTACGTGGACGTCCCTTCGCTGAAGGGAATCCACTACGCCGTCCAGTCGGGAATCCTGGCGGCCCGCGCGATCTTTCGCGCCCTCGAGGTGGGAGACACCTCCGAGGCTGGGTTGCGGAGTTACACCGCTTCGGTGGACCGCTCCTTCATTGCCGAGGACCTTTACCGCACGCGCAACATGCGGGGCGCCTTCCGTTCCGGCCTCTGGGGGGGCGCCCTCAGTGCGGGCGCGATGACGTTGACGGGGGGTCGGTTTCCCGGGGGAGTGATCCGGATGGAGGAGGATGCCGAGCGCCCGCGTGTCGTGGAGCCCTCGATGACGCCTCCGCGTCCGGACGGAAAGCTCATCTTCTCCAAGCTCGACGCAGTCTTCCGCTCAGGGAACCGGACCCGCGACGACCTGCCTTCCCATCTCGTCGTCGGAGAGCATATCTCGCCGGGGCTGGCGGACTTTTATGCGCACCTCTGTCCCGCCGGAGTTTACGAGCGGGAGGGCGACCGGCTCGTCGTAAACGCCCCCAACTGCGTGGACTGCAAGGCGACCGACGTGCTCGGCCCCCGTTGGACCGTCAGGGAAGGAGGGAGTGGTCCCGCGTACCGGGCCATGTGAGGATCCGGGCTCCTCGGGACGAGGGCGCGCCCGGCAAAGTCAGCGTGCCCGCGAGATCCCAGGGACGCGACCCTCGTAGGGGCTCCGGGCGAGGGCGTCCGGATAGGAGAGACCGTGGCAGGGCTCCATCTCTCCGCATCCATACAACGCCGTGTAGATGCGGGCGTATTGCTGCACGACCTTCACGTAATTCCGCGTCTCGGCGAAGGGGATATGCTCCATGAAGACGTCGCGGTCCCGGTAGGCCGGATCGTCCCGCCACTGCCGGATCCGGTTCGGACCCGCATTGTAGGCCGCGAGCGCGTCTTCGGCGCGACCGTCGAAGCGGTCCAGCATCGTGCGTAGATAGGTCGTGCCGAGCCGGAGATTCGTCTCGGGGTCGGTGAGCGACTCCTCCGTGAAGCGGATGCCGAGCGAGCCCGCCACCTCCCGCCCCGTCGTGGGCATGAGCTGCATGAGCCCCACCGCGCCGGACGCGCTCACGATCTTCGCGTCCCAGGCGGATTCCTGGCGGATGACGCCTGCCACGAAAAAGGGATCGAGTCCGCGATTCGACGCCTCGCGCAAGAGGAATTCGCGGTGGGGGAGAGGGTGGACGATCCGGAGGAGCCGGAGATTCCATTCCTCCTCCATGCGGCGAAGATCCCGTCCCAGCACGATCGCCTCGAGCGGGAAGCCCCCCTCCACGAGCGCTTCTCCAAAGTCGTATGCGCCGTCCCCCCGCCGAAGGAAGTGCTCCGTCAGTCGTGCGAGCTCGTAGGAAAAGGAGCCGCTCGTGGGGACGAGGCGATGCACCCGCAGCCGGATGATCGCGTTCCGAAGTTCCAGCTCGAGCCCGGGAACCGGGAGGGGGCCGGGTCCGAGCCCCTCCGGGAGAACGGGGGCGCCGATCCGCTCCCCCGCGAAGACGCCGTATGCGGAGAGGGGGTCCTCGAGACGCGCCTCGGCGAAGCGCGCTCGGGCCAGCTCGTTCGATCCGGCCCGTTCGTGAGTCAGGGCGGCCCAATAGGAGGCCTGTTGTTGCGCGGCCGGGCGCCCGCCGCCGGAGAGGTAAGCCTCGAAAACGCGCGCCGCGCCTTCGAGATCGCCTTCCAGGTAGAGGGTCGTCCCGAGTTCGACCACAAGCGTTTCCGCCGTGGACCCTCGAACGCCCTCTTCCAAGAGGTCACCGAGAAGAGTCCGCGCGCGCGGACCAAATCCGGATTCGAGCTCGTGCTGAAGGAGAAGGGTGAAACCCTCGCTCCCCCGCGCGGACCCCGGGGCGAGCTCGACCACTCTCCGGAAGGAGGCGTCCGCTGCCGCGAGCGAGCCCCGCTCGAGGGCCGACCGTCCCCGCCAGTACATGGCTTCCAGGGCGGCTTCGGAAGTGCTGTCGGTCGCCACGAGGGGCGCGAGCAGATCCTCCGCCTCGCTGTAGCGGCGCTCCTCGAAGAGGGCGCGGGCCACCCCGAGCCTGATCTCGGTGTCCTCCTCCGGCGAGAGGGAATTCCGCTCCAGGAAGGAAGCGAGCCGGCGATGCGCTCCCTCCCAGGTCCCACCGGCGAGAAGGGACCGCCCGAGAAGGAGCTCGTCCGCCGGGGGGAGTGGAGCACGATTCCGGTCCAGAATTCGCGCCGCGCTCTGGGCGGCGGCGCCGCGCTCTCCCAGGGAGAGGACGCGCCAGAGGTCTTCGCGCGCCGCGGCGGAGTCTCCGGTCTCGAGACCCAGCCGTCCCGCGAAGAGCCAGAGCTCCGCGACTCTCGAGGCGTCCGTTTCCATCCCGGCCTGCGCGCGCGCCACCTCGCGGGCGGCGGCCGTATCCCCGGCCTCGATCAGAGACTCCGCCCGGACCCGCCATCCCCAGCGGGAGGCGTAATCCGTATCGGGGTCCAGCCCCTCCAGAGATCGGCGCACCGCCGCCGTGTCGCCCGTCGGCGCGAGCAACTCGGCGCGGACCAAGGGGCGCCAATCGCGAAGGGTCGGGAAGAGCGCGAGGATCGAGTCCACCTGGAGTGCGCCTCGGAGCTTATCGCCCTCCACCCACTCGGTGATGGCCTCCTCGAGGCGCACGAAGGCCGTGCGCTCGACCTCCGCGTTGGGCGCGTCGAGAGTCAGATAAAAGGCGAGGGGTTCCGCCGTCGGCACCGTTTCCGCGGCGATCAACCCTCCGCCCACCGATTCCCCTCCCGGGCGCCCCTCGAAGGTTGGCATGAGCGCCAGCGAGACCACGGCGAGCCCCTGGGCGGGGACACGCAGGTAGGGAGCGCGAATGAACCCCGCGCGGAGCCGGGAGA from Gemmatimonadota bacterium includes:
- a CDS encoding transglycosylase SLT domain-containing protein — translated: MTSPDPTPKRAIFSRLRAGFIRAPYLRVPAQGLAVVSLALMPTFEGRPGGESVGGGLIAAETVPTAEPLAFYLTLDAPNAEVERTAFVRLEEAITEWVEGDKLRGALQVDSILALFPTLRDWRPLVRAELLAPTGDTAAVRRSLEGLDPDTDYASRWGWRVRAESLIEAGDTAAAREVARAQAGMETDASRVAELWLFAGRLGLETGDSAAAREDLWRVLSLGERGAAAQSAARILDRNRAPLPPADELLLGRSLLAGGTWEGAHRRLASFLERNSLSPEEDTEIRLGVARALFEERRYSEAEDLLAPLVATDSTSEAALEAMYWRGRSALERGSLAAADASFRRVVELAPGSARGSEGFTLLLQHELESGFGPRARTLLGDLLEEGVRGSTAETLVVELGTTLYLEGDLEGAARVFEAYLSGGGRPAAQQQASYWAALTHERAGSNELARARFAEARLEDPLSAYGVFAGERIGAPVLPEGLGPGPLPVPGLELELRNAIIRLRVHRLVPTSGSFSYELARLTEHFLRRGDGAYDFGEALVEGGFPLEAIVLGRDLRRMEEEWNLRLLRIVHPLPHREFLLREASNRGLDPFFVAGVIRQESAWDAKIVSASGAVGLMQLMPTTGREVAGSLGIRFTEESLTDPETNLRLGTTYLRTMLDRFDGRAEDALAAYNAGPNRIRQWRDDPAYRDRDVFMEHIPFAETRNYVKVVQQYARIYTALYGCGEMEPCHGLSYPDALARSPYEGRVPGISRAR
- a CDS encoding universal stress protein encodes the protein MYSRIMVPLDGSAFAEAALPYALALAGRWRAAVELVTVNDAESGGGGRSMAEGSAERQMGAEYLASVLERIRTSGYRGKFESALVTGGEVVPRLVERLRNSAADFVVMTTHGRGPVRRAWLGSRADGFLRCTPVPVLLIRPTGEDAATGEDAVPGDEPSRTDLSHLPPPFKRVLLPLDGSPEAERLLEIAAPLASGSDTEVLLLRAVPPFIPCGSPYVPHVVRGAEEETMVTAAAQEYLDALATRVPVGRVVTRVTTIGQPALAILDVAEEEGADLIAMSTAGRGGVSRMLLGSVADKVIRGSAVPVLLYRYAPEA
- a CDS encoding universal stress protein, which translates into the protein MYKTILVPLDGSDFAEEALPLAKALAAKIGAELHLAHVVVPEPDMDFKTPQEDLDWRGRVREGAERYLADHAKTAEGEGISTLTAVLEGQVTSALLDYAEEQEVDLIALTSHGSGGIQRWWLGSVADGLLQSRKADLLLVRPWDETEERSGREALFHRILVPLDGSDLAEGALRPAVELAERFGASLIALRVVPKPLELTSIYGMPGVEIRGRGHQERVQDATAYLAALADRHSGVPVEVHVVESSGAADGVVNSARALEADLVVLSSRGRGGMTRVVIGSVADKVIRGTTRPVLVVHVSEEV
- a CDS encoding electron-transfer flavoprotein:ubiquinone oxidoreductase, with translation MSSANGAGSVIHPAKARPRLPRERLIVEEAPGSEAVPMDVVFVGGGPAGLAGAIELAKLVRRNRDEGGGLGNVEIAVLEKAAELGGHSLSGAILNPRPFRELFPDVADAAFPFRGEVEGEAVYLLRESSSVRVPVPPTMRNHGNRIASICEVVRWMGEKAEAVGVNVFPGFPVDSLLVAEGGVRGVRTAPAGLDREGNPGAAFTPPMEVAASVTVLAEGTRGSLTQAWMEREGIGSTNPQIYALGVKELWRVPRPFDRVIHTLGWPLREDTFGGSWIYPMGEDVVSLGLVVGLDSPDARLDPHVLLQRFKTHPRVRSLLEGGELLEWGAKTIPEGGYHALPRRRHGDGVLVIGDAAGYVDVPSLKGIHYAVQSGILAARAIFRALEVGDTSEAGLRSYTASVDRSFIAEDLYRTRNMRGAFRSGLWGGALSAGAMTLTGGRFPGGVIRMEEDAERPRVVEPSMTPPRPDGKLIFSKLDAVFRSGNRTRDDLPSHLVVGEHISPGLADFYAHLCPAGVYEREGDRLVVNAPNCVDCKATDVLGPRWTVREGGSGPAYRAM
- a CDS encoding magnesium chelatase, which translates into the protein MPVSLPKTLGALKASGYRSRSVRDEVRANLVTKLRSGVELFPGIRGYGDTVIPQIVNAILARHDFILLGLRGQAKSRILRQLVDLLDPELPVLDGTEVNDDPYRPISKEGRLLVEAAGDDAPIAWVPSSSRYVEKLATPDVTVADLIGDLDPIKAAKGGHLLSDELTIHYGLLPRANRGIFALNELPDLAGKIQVALFNILEEGDIQIKGFPIRVALDVFLVFTANPEDYTARGKIITPLKDRIGAEIRTHYPEAVETGVEITEQEAWTDRGGLPIEIPDFISEVVERIAFLARADKRIDQRSGVSQRMPITVVEGAVSNAERRALRLEEEIAIPRIGDIYASLPMITGKLELEYDGELQGASRIARELISAAAKETFDARAGGADVEEIVEYFESGGALQVSDDAAAEACVRGFGHVPGLLSLIGAVGLAGEKSQPGVRAGACELVLEALVAEHRISRSDGGYTRARHGSSFGKGHGGEGLHGFPPMGM